The Aedes aegypti strain LVP_AGWG chromosome 3, AaegL5.0 Primary Assembly, whole genome shotgun sequence genome contains a region encoding:
- the LOC110679080 gene encoding uncharacterized protein LOC110679080, translated as MSLWVSSSSSFSSALWQTLALTVLLMHLGCIAAGTAKPVRHPEGLPEIKSAKELQSLMSGVNYLLHNANQDFNSIKNSTTSLRKNFNEYSNKTARHAWPSARKQHIEEGDLREEAERLQTRMQKFRKQMQTFKPIVQKLRDPAVRSFARDVPTKKQMDQNIKLYEIMMHLISTFIECPMHILEVLNSSEDGGNGSSIPYDGEPPEETMYPEYY; from the exons ATGTCACTTTgggtgtcgtcgtcgtcgtcgttttcgTCAGCTCTGTGGCAGACCTTAGCGTTGACGGTGCTATTGATGCACTTGGGATGCATCGCTGCCGGAACTG CTAAACCTGTGCGACATCCTGAGGGACTTCCGGAGATAAAATCAGCTAAGGAGTTGCAGTCACTGATGTCCGGCGTAAACTATCTGTTGCATAACGCCAATCAGGATTTCAACTCCATAAAAAATTCCACCACTTCTCTGCGGAAGAATTTCAACGAATATTCCAATAAAACTGCCCGCCATGCATGGCCGTCAGCCCGAAAGCAACACATCGAAGAAGGAGATTTGCGTGAAGAAGCTGAACGATTACAGACCAGAATGCAAAAGTTCAGAAAACAGATGCAAACATTCAAACCAATTGTTCAAAAGCTGCGGGATCCAGCGGTAAGAAGTTTTGCTCGGGATGTGCCCACCAAGAAACAGATGGACCAAAATATCAAACTGTACGAAATAATGATGCACCTGATCAGCACCTTCATCGAGTGTCCGATGCACATTCTGGAAGTTCTGAACTCATCGGAGGATGGTGGGAACGGCTCGTCGATTCCTTACGATGGTGAGCCGCCAGAGGAAACTATGTACCCGGAATATTACTGA